One Rubritalea squalenifaciens DSM 18772 genomic region harbors:
- a CDS encoding PPC domain-containing protein has protein sequence MPSVETLTNSRRNQFIRVSLLASAFAGAQQLHAHSPELKYVAPVAIQNGTKATLHFHGDRLDKAKELLFYKPGVTVEGAPTIHSPKHVSFQVHLSPESSPGMHPVRLRCEDGITYQKTFHVSAYPIHQETKENNDSRDKAQLISPNTCIHGITTNEDVDYYQIPLKRGQVLSAEIAGMRLGRKFFDPHLSVLDPDGREIATSDDNSLTKQDPFISIRAPKDGTYYLAVRESSYEGSDSSHYLLTAGHFPRPAAIYPPGAISGQESSFQFINTDGSRLEKTLKPSAPALIHASENQLISPSGIPLKLSHYPFTNEQEPNNGSKESLPAQEIPHAFHGIISKTNDVDWFQFSAKKDQDISIQVLARELGSPLDARIILRDSAGKQLAANDDSNNRPDSSLNFKIPKDGTYFINIRDHLANAGPNFTYRIEVSPRKQTLQASINRSDRNDSQLRKVINIPRGSSLAYQLNVARDRHSAAVFTTAHNLPEGVKLTSLTAENGVNNIPLYFEATDTAPLSGGLYPVYVESKNPNLKQAITEDIEHIAINNQGVYCSYESDKLAIAVTEAAPFDISLATPAIPAVQNGTIDLTITVTRKDGFDKEITLFFPWLPPGITAPGNVKIPKGKNQAVYHLSIKGDAPVKNWQLCVSALSDTDRGKVLLSSNLVPLNVKTPYLTAKLEIAATNQGTPVSLPCKIEQLANFSGNATLTLHGLPDGFKAQPVTLNSSTTEVLIPVELAENARIGNHSNLFCHIEVPENGHNISHNTGHGGSLRVNAPPKDKPTAKKESKKPSSKPKPLSRLEQLRQELK, from the coding sequence ATGCCCTCTGTAGAGACACTCACCAACTCCAGAAGAAATCAATTTATCCGAGTAAGCCTGCTCGCCTCAGCGTTCGCGGGGGCCCAGCAGCTCCACGCTCACAGCCCAGAACTCAAGTACGTGGCTCCCGTGGCAATTCAAAACGGGACCAAAGCTACATTACACTTCCACGGCGATCGGCTCGATAAAGCCAAAGAGCTACTCTTCTACAAGCCAGGGGTCACCGTAGAGGGGGCTCCTACTATTCACTCACCAAAGCACGTTTCATTTCAGGTTCACCTTTCTCCTGAGAGCTCTCCCGGCATGCATCCAGTGCGGCTCAGGTGCGAGGACGGTATCACCTACCAGAAAACGTTTCATGTCTCCGCCTACCCCATTCATCAGGAAACCAAGGAGAATAATGACAGTAGAGACAAGGCCCAGCTCATCTCCCCGAACACGTGTATTCACGGCATCACAACCAACGAAGATGTCGATTATTACCAAATACCTCTCAAGCGCGGGCAAGTCCTCTCTGCAGAAATCGCAGGCATGCGACTGGGCAGGAAGTTCTTCGACCCCCACCTGTCCGTGTTAGATCCCGACGGCAGGGAAATCGCCACCTCAGACGATAACTCCCTCACGAAACAAGACCCATTTATCTCTATTAGAGCTCCCAAGGATGGCACCTATTACCTTGCTGTCAGGGAGTCCTCTTACGAAGGGTCGGATTCCTCTCACTATCTTCTAACCGCCGGGCACTTTCCCCGCCCTGCAGCCATCTACCCACCCGGTGCTATAAGCGGCCAGGAAAGCTCCTTTCAATTTATCAACACAGATGGCTCTCGCTTGGAAAAAACTCTCAAACCGTCTGCACCAGCGCTCATCCATGCCAGTGAAAATCAGCTCATCTCCCCTAGCGGCATTCCTTTAAAATTGAGCCACTATCCATTCACCAACGAGCAAGAACCAAACAACGGCTCCAAAGAAAGTCTACCTGCTCAAGAGATTCCCCATGCGTTTCATGGCATTATTAGCAAAACAAATGATGTCGATTGGTTTCAGTTTTCCGCAAAAAAAGATCAGGATATCTCCATCCAAGTTTTGGCCAGAGAACTAGGATCCCCTCTAGACGCACGAATCATTCTGCGTGATTCCGCTGGCAAGCAACTTGCTGCAAATGATGACTCTAACAATAGACCAGATTCGAGCCTCAATTTTAAAATCCCCAAGGACGGAACTTACTTCATTAATATCAGAGACCACCTGGCAAACGCTGGTCCGAACTTTACATACCGGATTGAGGTGAGCCCGCGCAAGCAGACGCTGCAAGCTTCTATCAATCGCTCTGATCGCAATGATTCACAATTGCGCAAGGTGATCAACATTCCACGAGGTAGCAGCCTCGCCTACCAACTGAACGTAGCCAGAGACAGGCATTCCGCAGCCGTCTTCACCACTGCGCATAATTTACCGGAAGGTGTAAAATTAACCTCCTTAACGGCCGAGAATGGGGTGAATAACATCCCACTGTATTTTGAAGCCACAGACACAGCACCTCTCAGCGGAGGCCTCTACCCAGTCTATGTGGAATCCAAAAACCCAAATCTCAAGCAAGCCATCACAGAGGATATTGAGCACATCGCCATCAACAACCAAGGAGTGTACTGCTCTTACGAGTCGGACAAGCTGGCTATTGCTGTGACCGAGGCAGCGCCCTTTGATATTTCTCTGGCTACACCAGCGATCCCTGCTGTTCAGAACGGCACGATCGATTTGACAATCACAGTAACCCGTAAAGATGGCTTCGATAAAGAGATTACCTTGTTCTTCCCCTGGCTACCTCCGGGAATCACCGCACCTGGAAATGTAAAAATCCCTAAAGGAAAGAATCAAGCCGTCTACCATCTCTCGATCAAAGGTGATGCTCCTGTCAAAAACTGGCAACTCTGCGTGTCTGCCCTCAGTGATACTGATAGGGGCAAGGTGCTTCTCTCCTCAAACCTTGTCCCATTAAACGTCAAGACTCCGTATCTGACAGCAAAGCTGGAAATAGCAGCCACTAATCAGGGAACCCCAGTCTCGCTACCCTGTAAGATAGAGCAACTAGCCAACTTCTCCGGAAATGCGACACTTACACTACACGGGCTCCCAGATGGTTTCAAAGCCCAGCCTGTAACGCTTAACTCCAGCACCACCGAAGTGCTTATCCCTGTCGAACTAGCGGAGAATGCACGCATAGGCAACCATTCCAATCTCTTCTGCCATATCGAAGTTCCTGAGAACGGCCACAACATCTCCCACAATACAGGCCACGGAGGATCCCTTCGAGTAAATGCTCCTCCTAAAGACAAACCTACGGCCAAGAAGGAAAGCAAGAAACCCAGTTCAAAACCCAAGCCTCTGTCACGCCTAGAGCAGCTGCGCCAAGAACTTAAATAG
- a CDS encoding DUF1501 domain-containing protein has product MKKSTSCPGNPLASPFSRREFLNVGLLGGLGLTLPEFLRIQAMGAQKHYETVEGKAKAVIQIFLPGGLAQHESFDPKPYAPPEYRGPFSSIKTSIPGIHFGEKLPHLAKIAHKITVINSMSHGEAAHERGTHNMFTGYRPSPAVEYPSMGSVISKEFGPKNNLPPYVCVPNVPNEYANSGYLSSAHGPFALGADPARGNFKVRDLNLPGGVDEARFNRRKSLLETVDHHFRTLENSDALESMDAFYQHAYKLISSEKAREAFNLEKEPDKLRDSYGRNQAGQRMILARRLVEAGVRFVSLTSGSWDHHDNLQKGIESNLPSVDQAVAALINDLEERGLLDSTLVILSTEFGRTPKINNTGGRDHWPRVFSTMMAGGGVKKGMVFGKSDALGGEPEEDKVSVEDFAKTIYHQLGINADKELMAPGERPIEIVDGGRVLKEILA; this is encoded by the coding sequence ATGAAAAAATCCACATCCTGCCCAGGAAACCCTTTGGCCTCACCTTTTTCGCGTCGGGAATTTCTTAACGTCGGCCTCTTAGGTGGACTTGGTCTCACCCTGCCAGAATTCCTCCGCATACAGGCCATGGGAGCTCAAAAGCACTACGAAACTGTCGAAGGTAAAGCCAAGGCCGTCATTCAGATTTTCTTGCCAGGAGGGCTCGCCCAACACGAATCATTCGACCCGAAGCCCTATGCTCCACCAGAGTATCGCGGCCCCTTTTCCTCAATCAAAACCTCCATCCCCGGTATTCACTTTGGCGAAAAACTCCCCCATCTGGCCAAAATCGCCCACAAGATCACAGTGATTAATTCCATGTCTCACGGAGAGGCAGCTCACGAGCGAGGCACCCACAACATGTTCACGGGCTACCGCCCTTCACCGGCAGTTGAGTATCCCTCCATGGGCTCTGTGATCTCCAAAGAGTTCGGCCCCAAGAACAACCTTCCCCCCTATGTGTGTGTACCCAATGTCCCTAACGAATATGCTAATTCTGGCTATCTTTCCTCAGCCCATGGCCCGTTTGCACTCGGTGCAGACCCTGCCCGGGGTAACTTCAAAGTGCGCGACCTGAATCTTCCCGGCGGAGTGGACGAAGCACGATTCAATCGCCGCAAGTCACTACTAGAAACTGTCGACCATCACTTCCGAACTCTCGAAAATTCGGATGCCTTGGAGTCGATGGACGCCTTCTACCAACACGCATACAAACTGATCTCCTCCGAAAAAGCGCGAGAGGCATTCAATTTGGAAAAAGAACCTGACAAGCTTCGTGACAGCTATGGCCGCAACCAAGCAGGCCAGCGAATGATCCTAGCGCGCAGACTGGTCGAGGCAGGCGTACGCTTTGTATCACTGACTTCAGGCTCCTGGGATCACCATGATAATCTTCAGAAGGGTATCGAGTCCAATCTTCCATCGGTAGACCAGGCTGTCGCGGCGCTGATCAATGACCTTGAAGAACGTGGCTTGCTAGACTCCACATTGGTCATTCTTTCCACCGAGTTTGGTCGAACCCCCAAGATCAACAACACTGGGGGCAGAGACCATTGGCCACGCGTCTTTTCAACCATGATGGCTGGAGGTGGTGTCAAAAAAGGCATGGTCTTTGGTAAATCTGATGCCCTTGGAGGAGAGCCGGAAGAAGACAAGGTATCAGTGGAGGACTTTGCCAAAACAATCTATCACCAGCTGGGCATTAATGCTGACAAGGAACTCATGGCGCCTGGTGAGCGCCCGATCGAGATCGTCGACGGAGGTCGCGTTCTGAAGGAAATCCTCGCCTAA
- a CDS encoding type B 50S ribosomal protein L31 — MKADIHPDYNPVIFQDMTSGKRYFTRSTAKSDNKETVDGVEYYVISMGVTADTHPFFTGKTTFVDTEGRIDKFQKRFGAVRRAKKPKLNA, encoded by the coding sequence ATGAAAGCTGATATCCATCCAGACTACAATCCGGTTATCTTCCAGGACATGACTTCCGGTAAGCGTTACTTCACTCGCTCCACTGCCAAGTCTGACAACAAAGAGACCGTTGACGGTGTTGAGTACTACGTTATCTCCATGGGCGTAACTGCTGATACTCACCCATTCTTCACAGGTAAGACCACATTCGTGGATACCGAAGGTCGTATCGACAAGTTCCAGAAGCGTTTCGGTGCTGTTCGCCGCGCCAAGAAGCCAAAGCTCAACGCTTAA
- a CDS encoding LysR family transcriptional regulator, with protein sequence MNLTIKQLEYFVQIAKSENISIAASELNITQPALSAALQKIEQDLAIQLFDRSGGRLALNNAGKLLLPRIERLLFSYTRVLTSAQKIALNNDGPLNVSVSSSPWTFLIKTALSRDPRFVIYSSNHYPQPDQLIPAECDAALLYHYLPLPENEAYQVEEVMVIPGICSAMSATINASDTNQSDFYLPASCQQLLMPAEELVMGIKEIKEFLTTQELSLNDYTINQLTCFDQLAASCLNPCNLGILPGNKKLWQNIYGNSLQFKNLIAYDNLRLSISLVSSKELNEEKRNTLKDLIQQKKLSF encoded by the coding sequence ATGAATCTAACTATTAAGCAGCTAGAATATTTCGTACAAATCGCCAAATCGGAGAATATCTCCATTGCAGCATCCGAGCTCAACATCACTCAACCCGCACTATCCGCCGCTCTTCAAAAAATCGAGCAAGACCTGGCGATTCAGCTGTTTGACCGAAGCGGAGGCCGCCTGGCACTAAACAACGCCGGCAAGCTATTACTTCCGCGGATCGAAAGACTTTTGTTCAGCTATACGCGGGTCCTTACCTCAGCGCAAAAAATCGCCTTAAACAATGACGGACCTCTCAATGTTTCCGTCTCGTCATCACCTTGGACATTTCTCATCAAAACGGCCCTCTCAAGAGATCCGCGCTTTGTGATATACTCGTCCAATCATTATCCTCAGCCAGATCAATTGATCCCTGCTGAATGTGATGCTGCCCTTCTCTACCACTACCTGCCTCTACCTGAAAATGAAGCCTACCAGGTAGAGGAAGTCATGGTCATCCCCGGCATCTGCTCAGCCATGTCAGCCACGATTAATGCCAGCGACACCAATCAGAGCGACTTCTACCTGCCGGCCTCGTGCCAGCAACTGCTCATGCCTGCTGAAGAACTTGTCATGGGTATCAAAGAGATCAAAGAATTCCTGACCACCCAGGAATTGAGCCTGAACGACTACACCATCAATCAGCTGACCTGTTTTGACCAGCTCGCGGCGTCCTGCCTCAACCCCTGCAACCTAGGCATTTTACCAGGAAACAAAAAGCTCTGGCAAAACATCTACGGTAACAGCCTGCAGTTCAAAAACCTTATCGCTTACGACAACCTCCGTCTCAGTATCTCTCTGGTCTCCTCCAAGGAACTCAACGAGGAAAAGAGAAATACCCTGAAGGATCTTATCCAGCAGAAAAAACTCAGCTTCTAG
- a CDS encoding LysR family transcriptional regulator, producing MYNRRNDTSPINLVAGANETVSPETGAHSLDPANSLASEQITLKDLERLLALNNADSYTEAAYRLQISEAHLRRKIRAMEKAVGFVLIEKKSDRRLGLSVSATQWLKSFRELHIALKSLDQAIQDVHQLNQRINIGLDAYLSFSSRLWDTIPQNPETPDQNQWILHPGGDMDKLNNGEFEAFLGIKPARNENLVSQLVYRDHIVIYQQTDGEETDSKDTSLSVILQAPVTETQIRELFSTDPKYQGKELSFIHAMNATEALQYVSHGIGIFPSISLCKHIIPSNVEATTIDAEAYADIYMICQPSKLEALLADSTVSRLRST from the coding sequence ATGTATAACCGTCGTAACGATACTTCTCCAATAAACCTCGTTGCGGGTGCCAATGAGACCGTCTCTCCTGAGACTGGCGCGCACAGCCTCGATCCAGCCAACAGCCTGGCCTCTGAGCAAATCACCCTCAAAGACTTGGAGCGTCTCCTTGCCTTAAATAATGCAGACTCTTACACAGAGGCAGCCTATCGTCTGCAAATCTCTGAAGCGCACTTGAGACGAAAAATCAGAGCCATGGAAAAGGCCGTCGGCTTTGTACTGATCGAGAAAAAAAGCGATCGCAGACTAGGCCTCAGCGTCAGCGCCACCCAGTGGCTGAAATCTTTCAGAGAGCTACACATCGCTCTCAAAAGCCTAGATCAAGCCATTCAAGACGTTCATCAGCTAAACCAGAGAATCAATATCGGCTTAGACGCCTACCTGTCTTTCTCCAGCAGACTCTGGGACACCATCCCCCAGAACCCTGAAACACCTGATCAGAACCAGTGGATTCTCCACCCGGGCGGAGACATGGACAAACTGAATAATGGTGAATTCGAAGCATTCCTCGGTATCAAGCCAGCGAGAAACGAAAACCTCGTATCCCAACTCGTCTACAGAGACCATATCGTAATCTACCAGCAGACGGATGGAGAAGAAACGGATAGCAAGGACACCAGCCTCAGTGTGATCTTACAAGCTCCAGTTACAGAGACTCAAATCAGAGAACTGTTCTCTACAGACCCCAAGTACCAAGGCAAAGAACTGAGTTTCATCCATGCCATGAATGCTACCGAGGCTCTCCAATATGTCTCGCACGGCATCGGGATCTTTCCATCCATTTCACTCTGTAAACACATCATACCCTCGAATGTAGAAGCAACCACGATCGATGCCGAGGCCTATGCCGATATCTACATGATTTGCCAGCCCTCTAAACTAGAGGCCTTACTCGCCGACAGCACCGTCAGCAGGCTACGCTCAACTTAA
- a CDS encoding C39 family peptidase has translation MKKTTTLLLIAALNLTGLAQARQFWRHEQKQQNVGSCHTFATLALLEAEYYLVNGRTIDLSERDLFTRHLMRGYRSSEEMIRGQLTAAAHKKLSPFYKEAASPVSDFDLVKAYGVALEKEVPYESSFSPGMSMLMDKLRNLRTQVNKSASQMKTSGRFSRAAVQNLVSQHMDDRLTSKLSIKPNLSSRNSIRHFAQQFSFKKVKPSSASNARQTIMQQLKTRPVAVDVKDYSTLHRSPGASIQYRYHCVVISGYDSKKDQFIIRNSNSHASSESVSAEGLCKLAYNIYYLGK, from the coding sequence ATGAAAAAAACCACCACACTCCTTCTCATTGCAGCTCTAAACCTGACTGGCCTGGCACAGGCTCGCCAGTTTTGGAGGCATGAGCAGAAGCAGCAGAATGTGGGCAGTTGCCACACGTTTGCTACTCTTGCACTTCTGGAGGCCGAGTATTATCTCGTAAACGGTAGAACCATTGACCTCTCAGAAAGAGACCTCTTCACCCGCCACCTGATGCGCGGCTACAGAAGCTCTGAAGAAATGATCCGCGGCCAGCTTACTGCAGCGGCTCACAAGAAGCTCTCTCCCTTTTACAAAGAGGCGGCCAGCCCGGTTTCAGATTTCGATCTCGTAAAAGCCTATGGTGTCGCCCTTGAGAAAGAAGTCCCCTACGAATCATCTTTCTCCCCTGGCATGTCCATGCTGATGGACAAATTACGCAATCTGCGTACTCAGGTGAATAAGTCGGCCTCCCAGATGAAGACATCTGGCCGTTTCAGCCGCGCTGCCGTACAAAACCTGGTCAGTCAGCACATGGATGACCGCCTTACCAGCAAGCTCTCCATTAAGCCAAACCTCTCCAGCCGAAACAGCATTCGCCATTTCGCCCAGCAGTTCTCTTTCAAAAAGGTGAAACCATCCAGCGCCAGCAACGCTCGCCAAACCATCATGCAGCAGCTGAAAACTCGCCCGGTAGCTGTTGACGTCAAGGACTACAGCACCCTTCACCGCTCACCAGGCGCTAGCATCCAGTACCGCTACCATTGCGTGGTCATCAGTGGCTACGATAGCAAGAAGGACCAATTCATCATCAGAAACTCAAACTCGCATGCTTCCAGCGAATCAGTATCCGCTGAAGGACTTTGCAAACTAGCATACAACATTTACTACCTCGGGAAGTAG
- the fusA gene encoding elongation factor G, translating into MSDLAKYRNIGIFAHVDAGKTTTTERILALTGKIHKIGEVHDGASTTDFMEQEAERGITIQSAATTCFWPGSDQQWAGDKAYRFNIIDTPGHVDFTVEVYRSLKVLDGGVGVFCGSGGVEPQSETNWRYANESEVARIIYVNKLDRLGADFYRVVDQVKNILGAKPLVMVLPIGTESEFTGVVDLLTRKAWIWDSTGQPENYTIEDVPADMADKVEEYREQLIETALEQDDELMEAYLETMEEPALEDIKRCIRKGTIALDFFPTFCGSSFKNKGVQNVLDAVVDYLPSPTEVDPQPEVDPEGNETGNFAEVTTEGPLRALAFKIMDDKFGALTFTRIYSGVLNKGDTVLNSFTGKTERVGRIVEMHANDRTELDRAQAGDIVALVGLKNTQTGHTLCDQKSPATLEPMVFPDPVISIAVAPKDKANAEKLGIAIGKMVAEDPSFYVETDEESGETILKGMGELHLDIKVDILKRTYGVEVTVGAPQVAYRESITKAVSDSYTHKKQSGGSGQFGKIDYTIEPGEPGTGFVFESKVVGGNVPKEYWPAVDKGFKVSMVKGVLAGYPMEDIKVTLTDGGYHAVDSSAIAFEIAAKAAYRQSIPKAGPQILEPIMKLDVFTPEDNVGDVIGDLNRRRGMIQSQDTTPTGIRIKAQAPLSEMFGYIGDLRTMTSGRGQFSMEFDHYSACPKNVSDKVIAEAAERDAK; encoded by the coding sequence ATGTCAGATCTCGCAAAATACAGAAACATTGGAATTTTCGCTCACGTGGACGCGGGTAAGACCACGACCACTGAGCGTATTTTGGCGCTTACAGGTAAGATTCACAAGATTGGTGAAGTTCACGACGGTGCGTCTACTACAGACTTCATGGAGCAGGAAGCTGAGCGTGGTATTACCATTCAGTCAGCGGCTACTACTTGCTTCTGGCCAGGTAGTGACCAGCAGTGGGCTGGTGATAAAGCATACCGCTTCAACATCATTGATACTCCCGGTCACGTTGACTTCACCGTGGAAGTTTACCGTTCCCTCAAGGTTCTTGATGGTGGCGTAGGTGTATTCTGTGGTTCTGGTGGTGTTGAGCCTCAGTCCGAAACAAACTGGCGTTACGCGAACGAGTCTGAGGTTGCACGTATCATCTACGTGAACAAGCTCGACCGTCTTGGTGCTGACTTCTACCGTGTAGTGGATCAGGTGAAGAACATCCTCGGTGCTAAGCCGCTCGTGATGGTTCTCCCAATCGGCACAGAGTCCGAGTTCACTGGTGTTGTAGATCTACTTACGCGTAAGGCATGGATCTGGGATTCAACAGGTCAGCCTGAAAACTACACTATCGAAGATGTTCCTGCTGACATGGCAGACAAGGTTGAGGAATACCGTGAGCAACTCATCGAAACTGCTCTTGAGCAGGACGACGAGCTCATGGAGGCTTACCTTGAAACTATGGAAGAGCCTGCGCTCGAAGACATCAAGCGCTGCATCCGTAAGGGTACGATCGCTCTCGACTTCTTCCCAACTTTCTGTGGTTCTTCCTTCAAGAACAAGGGTGTGCAGAACGTGCTCGACGCCGTTGTTGACTACCTTCCTTCCCCGACTGAGGTTGATCCTCAGCCAGAGGTTGATCCAGAAGGTAACGAGACTGGCAATTTTGCTGAAGTGACTACTGAAGGTCCACTTCGTGCGCTTGCATTCAAGATCATGGATGACAAGTTCGGTGCACTTACTTTCACTCGTATCTACTCCGGTGTTCTTAACAAGGGCGATACAGTACTTAACAGCTTCACAGGTAAGACTGAGCGCGTAGGCCGTATCGTAGAGATGCACGCCAACGACCGTACTGAGCTTGACCGTGCTCAAGCAGGTGACATCGTGGCACTTGTAGGTCTCAAGAATACTCAGACAGGTCACACACTTTGTGATCAGAAGTCTCCAGCAACTCTCGAGCCAATGGTGTTCCCGGATCCGGTTATCTCCATCGCGGTTGCTCCTAAGGACAAGGCAAACGCAGAGAAGCTTGGTATCGCGATCGGAAAGATGGTTGCAGAAGATCCATCCTTCTATGTTGAGACTGACGAAGAGTCTGGCGAAACCATCCTTAAAGGTATGGGTGAGCTTCACCTCGACATTAAGGTGGACATTCTTAAGCGTACTTACGGTGTAGAAGTTACTGTTGGTGCTCCTCAGGTAGCCTACCGTGAGTCCATCACTAAGGCGGTTAGCGACAGCTACACTCACAAGAAGCAGTCCGGTGGTTCAGGTCAGTTCGGTAAGATCGACTACACCATCGAGCCTGGCGAGCCAGGTACAGGTTTCGTATTCGAGTCCAAGGTTGTTGGTGGTAACGTTCCTAAGGAATACTGGCCAGCAGTTGATAAGGGCTTCAAGGTGTCCATGGTTAAAGGTGTTCTCGCTGGCTACCCAATGGAAGACATCAAGGTTACTCTTACAGATGGTGGTTACCACGCAGTTGACTCCTCCGCTATTGCGTTCGAGATCGCAGCGAAGGCAGCTTACCGTCAGTCCATTCCAAAGGCTGGTCCACAGATCCTTGAGCCTATCATGAAGCTCGATGTCTTCACTCCAGAAGACAACGTAGGTGACGTGATTGGTGACCTCAACCGTCGCCGCGGTATGATCCAGTCTCAGGACACTACTCCTACTGGTATCCGTATCAAGGCACAGGCTCCACTTTCAGAGATGTTCGGTTACATTGGTGATCTTCGTACCATGACTTCTGGTCGTGGTCAGTTCTCCATGGAGTTCGATCACTACTCAGCATGTCCTAAGAACGTGTCTGATAAGGTGATTGCTGAGGCTGCTGAGCGTGACGCTAAGTAA
- the rsmD gene encoding 16S rRNA (guanine(966)-N(2))-methyltransferase RsmD, translated as MRIIAGTAGRRNIKVPRAVVRPTTDRTREALFSILSPRIEGARVLDLFAGSGALGMEALSRGAKSCVFVDGDRACTKVIQENLRTLNLGGGSVLQADAVQYCKRVQGDFDLVFADPPYKKTAADRDFVMELMSEVALQQAVAESGLLVVEMDAGVNFVCPEGWSELDARKYGGCAVYIFEREDSV; from the coding sequence ATGCGTATCATTGCTGGGACAGCGGGTAGGAGAAACATCAAGGTGCCAAGGGCGGTGGTGCGTCCGACGACGGACCGTACCCGCGAGGCCTTGTTCTCGATACTTTCTCCGCGGATTGAGGGGGCTCGTGTGTTGGATTTATTTGCTGGATCTGGAGCTTTGGGGATGGAGGCTCTCAGCCGGGGGGCAAAGAGTTGTGTCTTTGTTGATGGTGACCGGGCGTGTACGAAGGTGATACAGGAAAATCTACGGACCTTGAATTTGGGTGGAGGGAGTGTGCTTCAGGCGGATGCTGTCCAATATTGTAAGAGGGTGCAGGGGGATTTTGATCTTGTCTTTGCGGACCCGCCTTACAAGAAGACGGCGGCTGACCGTGACTTTGTCATGGAGTTGATGAGTGAAGTTGCTCTGCAGCAGGCTGTTGCTGAGAGTGGTCTTCTGGTTGTGGAGATGGATGCCGGTGTGAACTTTGTTTGTCCTGAAGGTTGGAGTGAATTGGATGCTCGGAAGTATGGGGGGTGTGCGGTTTATATTTTTGAGAGGGAGGATAGTGTATGA
- a CDS encoding 3-deoxy-D-manno-octulosonic acid transferase, translated as MIRAAVLLLYNLLLPLVFLLGFPGWLIKMLKRGGYGTGLLERFAWYDESIEYEPAGVVYVHAVSVGEVMIALKLIYQWQADYPQDRFVLAPTTTTGLLVAKEKAPVGVRVIYSPLDFSWVLQRVFKRFEPKQIVLIEAEAWPNMLGVAKRMGVPVGLANARLSARSERRYKKFSGFVEPMFGMIDQACVQERADLNRWASVGIRRDRIEVTGSIKFDQLGAAGPQRRGEFQRMLDVFGEGRKVVMAISTHAGEEAYIGEVVQNLGEEVLYVAVPRHAERRQEVARSLKGLGYEVVLRSAFHEPRESEEACLIVDSTGELRDWTAHADVVVVGKSLLGEGGQNPTEAIAAGVPVVAGPSMGNFEPLVSMLRDAGGIAIVRDEGELLSALRRCLEGGVEVARQCGSALEVLHVHQGAAARTVEILRKD; from the coding sequence ATGATTCGGGCTGCGGTTTTGCTGCTCTATAATCTCCTGCTGCCACTTGTCTTTCTGCTCGGTTTTCCGGGCTGGTTGATCAAGATGTTGAAGCGGGGTGGTTATGGCACAGGTTTGCTGGAGCGCTTCGCTTGGTATGATGAGAGTATCGAGTATGAGCCGGCTGGGGTCGTGTATGTGCATGCCGTCAGTGTGGGGGAGGTCATGATAGCGCTGAAGCTGATCTATCAGTGGCAGGCTGATTATCCGCAGGATCGTTTTGTTTTGGCTCCGACGACTACAACGGGATTGCTTGTGGCAAAGGAGAAGGCGCCAGTAGGTGTTCGGGTGATATACAGTCCTCTGGATTTTAGCTGGGTGTTGCAGAGGGTGTTCAAGAGGTTTGAGCCAAAGCAGATTGTTTTGATTGAGGCTGAGGCTTGGCCGAACATGCTTGGGGTTGCCAAGCGGATGGGGGTTCCTGTTGGTCTGGCGAATGCGCGTTTGTCTGCACGTTCTGAGCGACGCTACAAGAAGTTTTCTGGCTTTGTGGAGCCGATGTTTGGGATGATAGATCAGGCTTGTGTTCAAGAGAGGGCGGATCTTAATCGATGGGCCTCAGTAGGTATTCGTAGAGACCGTATTGAGGTCACGGGAAGTATTAAGTTTGATCAGTTGGGGGCTGCTGGGCCGCAGCGAAGGGGTGAGTTTCAGCGGATGTTGGATGTATTCGGTGAGGGGAGGAAGGTAGTTATGGCAATCAGTACGCACGCCGGAGAGGAGGCCTATATAGGTGAAGTGGTGCAGAATTTGGGTGAGGAGGTGCTGTATGTGGCTGTGCCAAGGCATGCTGAGAGGAGGCAGGAGGTTGCCAGATCACTCAAAGGCCTGGGTTACGAGGTAGTCTTGCGTAGTGCCTTCCATGAGCCGCGTGAATCGGAAGAGGCTTGTCTGATTGTGGATAGTACTGGGGAGTTGCGTGATTGGACGGCACATGCAGATGTTGTTGTGGTTGGTAAAAGTCTATTGGGGGAAGGTGGGCAGAATCCCACGGAGGCAATTGCAGCGGGTGTGCCCGTGGTGGCAGGCCCTTCAATGGGGAACTTTGAACCCTTGGTTAGTATGCTCAGAGATGCTGGAGGGATTGCTATTGTCAGGGATGAGGGTGAATTGCTGTCCGCCTTGCGAAGGTGTCTGGAGGGAGGGGTAGAGGTCGCCAGGCAGTGCGGGTCTGCCCTTGAGGTTTTGCATGTTCATCAGGGGGCTGCAGCCCGAACGGTAGAAATACTTCGGAAAGATTAG